From one Streptomyces sp. SCSIO 30461 genomic stretch:
- a CDS encoding alpha/beta hydrolase, whose protein sequence is MPVFSAYDGTALAYHLEGAGEPLICLPGGPMRASAYLGDLGGLSVHRRLVRLDLRGTGDSALPSDPESYRCDRLVDDVEALREHLRLDRMDILGHSASGNLAVLYAAAHPLRVRTLTLVTPGTRAVGVEATEQDWRDAIALRADEPWYESGRAAWEAFLGGGALDDLWSDIVPFMYGRWDDAAQAHAAADAHQSNHQARGVYYADGAFDPAATVRALGALDAPVLVLAGQYDGGPTPARAAEFAALFPHARTVAQPGAGHYPWMDDPEAFRRTVGAFLDDPEP, encoded by the coding sequence ATGCCGGTGTTCAGTGCATACGACGGGACCGCGCTCGCCTACCACCTCGAAGGGGCGGGCGAGCCGCTGATCTGCCTGCCCGGCGGTCCGATGCGGGCCTCCGCCTACCTCGGCGACCTCGGAGGGCTCAGCGTCCATCGCCGCCTCGTCCGGCTGGACCTGCGCGGCACAGGCGACTCGGCTCTGCCGTCCGACCCGGAGTCGTACCGCTGCGACCGGCTCGTCGACGACGTCGAGGCACTGCGCGAGCACCTGCGCCTGGACCGTATGGACATCCTCGGGCACTCCGCGTCCGGCAACCTCGCAGTGCTGTACGCAGCCGCCCACCCGCTGCGAGTACGTACCCTGACCCTCGTCACACCCGGCACCCGTGCCGTCGGCGTCGAGGCCACCGAGCAGGACTGGCGCGATGCCATCGCCCTGCGCGCGGACGAGCCGTGGTACGAGTCCGGGCGCGCGGCGTGGGAGGCCTTCCTGGGCGGTGGCGCGCTGGACGACCTGTGGTCGGACATCGTGCCGTTCATGTACGGGCGCTGGGACGACGCCGCCCAGGCGCACGCCGCGGCCGACGCCCACCAGTCGAACCACCAGGCCCGAGGCGTCTACTACGCGGACGGCGCCTTCGACCCGGCCGCCACCGTCCGCGCCCTCGGTGCGCTCGACGCGCCTGTCCTTGTGCTCGCGGGCCAGTACGACGGCGGACCCACACCCGCGCGGGCGGCCGAGTTCGCCGCGCTGTTCCCGCATGCCAGGACGGTCGCCCAGCCGGGTGCGGGGCACTACCCCTGGATGGACGACCCCGAGGCGTTCCGCCGTACGGTCGGCGCCTTCCTGGACGACCCCGAGCCTTGA